Proteins from a genomic interval of Nautilia sp. PV-1:
- a CDS encoding phage major tail tube protein yields the protein MNYAALLRGKDVFVEGIGFIGKVGDIELPKISFKQADVNNMKIDTGVLEPMEAKLTLNELNDILWTAVSKRLKDMPTFVVKASAVSDGVETSIYVEMSGWVSESENPVKNVGDAIEVTLNINVQTYRLEIDGKEKYGIDIPNYICKIDGVDTYETLRKHIM from the coding sequence ATGAACTATGCAGCATTATTAAGAGGAAAAGACGTTTTTGTAGAAGGTATCGGATTTATCGGAAAAGTGGGGGATATTGAACTCCCTAAAATTTCCTTTAAACAAGCAGATGTGAACAATATGAAAATTGATACGGGTGTTTTGGAACCGATGGAAGCGAAATTGACACTTAATGAGTTAAACGATATTTTGTGGACGGCGGTTTCTAAGAGATTAAAAGATATGCCGACTTTTGTTGTTAAAGCAAGTGCGGTTAGCGACGGTGTGGAAACGAGTATTTACGTGGAGATGAGCGGCTGGGTAAGTGAAAGTGAAAACCCTGTTAAAAACGTAGGTGACGCAATAGAAGTAACGCTTAATATTAACGTGCAGACTTACAGATTGGAAATAGACGGAAAAGAGAAATATGGAATAGATATTCCGAACTATATCTGCAAAATAGACGGGGTTGATACATACGAAACTCTTAGAAAACACATAATGTAA
- a CDS encoding phage baseplate assembly protein V, whose amino-acid sequence MNKELERKLNNIVQVGTVTEVKSADGLALARVNVLGRVTDFLPVFMWANDFVKVWLPIRVGQQVVVLSPFGNANSGIILPSVYNKTCKEPSGANDTDVIVEIGSVRIDCDGNTVNVTAPVNVNVNCATATVTATNTVITSTTTNNGNVTINGNLTLNGNLAMNGSGGAGLATINGNLEVSGVIYDSKGDLTNHTHSTTDGATAEAR is encoded by the coding sequence ATGAATAAAGAACTCGAAAGAAAACTAAACAATATCGTCCAGGTTGGAACGGTAACAGAGGTAAAAAGTGCTGACGGCTTGGCGCTTGCAAGAGTGAACGTTTTAGGCCGTGTCACAGACTTTTTACCTGTGTTTATGTGGGCGAATGATTTTGTGAAGGTGTGGCTGCCTATCCGTGTAGGACAGCAAGTAGTAGTATTAAGTCCTTTTGGTAACGCAAATAGTGGGATAATACTTCCGAGTGTGTATAACAAAACCTGCAAAGAGCCGAGTGGGGCAAATGATACAGACGTAATTGTCGAAATCGGAAGCGTTCGAATCGACTGTGACGGAAATACTGTAAACGTAACGGCACCGGTAAACGTTAATGTAAATTGTGCGACTGCAACCGTAACGGCAACAAATACTGTAATTACAAGCACAACTACAAATAACGGCAACGTAACTATAAACGGCAATTTAACACTAAACGGAAACTTGGCTATGAACGGAAGTGGCGGTGCAGGTTTGGCGACTATTAACGGCAATTTGGAAGTAAGCGGCGTAATTTACGACAGCAAAGGTGACTTAACAAATCATACGCACAGCACGACTGACGGTGCGACCGCGGAGGCAAGATAA
- a CDS encoding GPW/gp25 family protein, which produces MDIEIIGTATFDGYIIDVAEEIRRVLKTRKGSIPMNPEYGSELYKLRDRTMNDETRLKIISFTFDAIDKWVDRVKCKRVDVLPLNDKEYKLRIEIDPA; this is translated from the coding sequence ATGGATATAGAAATTATCGGCACTGCAACGTTTGACGGATACATAATAGACGTAGCCGAAGAAATAAGAAGAGTTTTAAAAACAAGAAAAGGCTCTATTCCTATGAATCCGGAATATGGAAGTGAGCTTTATAAGCTAAGAGACAGAACAATGAACGATGAAACAAGACTAAAAATAATCTCTTTTACATTTGACGCTATTGATAAATGGGTAGATAGAGTTAAATGTAAGAGAGTTGATGTGTTGCCTTTAAATGATAAAGAATATAAATTAAGGATAGAAATTGACCCTGCCTAA
- a CDS encoding glycoside hydrolase family protein, with product MVTELIKKHEGFEGMPYNDSLGFPTIGYGTKLPITEEEAEILLEYRLKRMIRELIQKESFFEKLPEDAQKVIADMTYQLGVGGVLKFKKMWTALKKGDYKKAADEMLDSRWAKQTPNRAKELAEIMRSL from the coding sequence ATGGTAACAGAGCTTATTAAAAAGCATGAGGGATTTGAGGGAATGCCGTATAACGATTCACTTGGCTTTCCTACAATTGGATACGGGACTAAACTTCCTATAACTGAAGAAGAAGCAGAAATTCTTTTGGAATACAGGCTAAAAAGAATGATAAGAGAGCTTATACAAAAAGAGTCTTTCTTTGAAAAACTTCCGGAAGACGCTCAAAAAGTTATAGCGGATATGACTTACCAGCTTGGTGTCGGCGGTGTCTTGAAATTCAAAAAGATGTGGACGGCATTGAAAAAAGGGGATTACAAAAAAGCGGCTGACGAAATGCTTGACAGCAGATGGGCTAAACAAACGCCTAACCGTGCGAAAGAATTAGCAGAAATTATGAGGAGTTTATAA
- a CDS encoding phage tail protein: MADFNGTILTDKGRNLLAKALTGTELKFTKVSLGDGVWDDSVSPESLTDLVSKKMDLAINALDVTGDGTARLRFVLTNTGLEEGFFTREIGIYADDPDDGEILYAVTYSQNPDFIPSDGVVKIENVTDIYTVVSNAQNVEAVISDTVVIATKDDVDTLKTDLESGNITVSTANNANNLGGEAPQAYAKADLSTTEDSIVATKVQNVTGILVKLATDEVVKQDDSWIKNQATAWVVFDGTDGTVKDSYNIDSVVKNDTGRYTINFENEMSNTNYTFSGNGLNTGNTDGYSIAYTSKATDSCDIVTASGDGSSAQDWSGVTVIFFGGK, from the coding sequence ATGGCTGATTTTAACGGAACTATATTAACGGACAAAGGACGTAACCTTTTAGCAAAAGCACTTACCGGAACCGAGCTTAAATTTACAAAAGTGAGTTTAGGCGACGGTGTTTGGGATGATAGCGTAAGTCCCGAAAGCTTAACGGATTTGGTTTCTAAAAAAATGGATTTGGCGATAAACGCTCTTGACGTTACGGGTGACGGAACGGCAAGGCTTAGGTTTGTGCTTACAAACACTGGGCTTGAAGAAGGTTTCTTTACTAGAGAAATCGGTATTTATGCAGACGACCCGGACGATGGAGAAATTCTTTATGCGGTAACATATTCTCAAAATCCTGATTTCATTCCTTCTGACGGGGTTGTGAAAATTGAAAACGTTACGGATATTTATACTGTAGTAAGCAACGCACAAAACGTGGAAGCGGTTATAAGCGATACGGTTGTTATTGCGACGAAAGATGATGTAGATACATTAAAAACTGATTTGGAAAGCGGAAACATTACGGTTTCTACGGCAAACAATGCAAATAATTTAGGAGGCGAAGCACCTCAAGCTTACGCAAAAGCGGATTTAAGCACTACTGAAGATAGTATTGTTGCGACAAAAGTGCAAAACGTAACCGGAATACTTGTTAAGTTAGCAACAGATGAAGTTGTTAAACAAGATGATAGTTGGATTAAGAATCAAGCTACAGCTTGGGTAGTGTTTGATGGAACAGATGGAACTGTTAAAGATAGTTATAATATAGATAGTGTTGTAAAAAATGATACTGGTAGATATACTATTAATTTTGAAAATGAGATGAGTAATACTAATTATACTTTTAGTGGAAATGGTTTAAACACTGGAAATACAGATGGTTATAGTATAGCATATACGTCAAAAGCAACAGACTCATGTGATATAGTTACAGCATCAGGAGACGGTTCATCTGCTCAAGATTGGTCAGGTGTAACAGTAATTTTTTTTGGAGGAAAATAA
- a CDS encoding phage tail assembly protein produces MKEIKLSDGRVIKMRSPKVRDIRAIDKIEGESEKEITLISNLTGLSIAELDDLDLKEYKKLQDALAGFLS; encoded by the coding sequence ATGAAAGAAATTAAATTAAGCGATGGAAGAGTTATAAAAATGAGAAGTCCAAAGGTAAGAGATATAAGAGCGATTGACAAAATAGAAGGTGAGAGTGAAAAAGAAATTACTTTAATTTCAAATCTTACCGGACTAAGCATTGCTGAACTTGATGATTTGGATTTGAAAGAATATAAAAAATTACAGGACGCATTAGCGGGTTTTTTGTCGTAA
- a CDS encoding phage tail protein — protein sequence MLCSLGEFVFEVGGVEFEKLSRSLKFNFAKRDRVGANPTYQSIKGYEESFTIDGKLIAKSNSSLKKLEDIAKKKGPVRLTLGSGESLMVLIDSIGEARSMFLKDGHYVKNDFKVQLKAYYD from the coding sequence ATGTTGTGTAGTTTAGGGGAATTCGTTTTCGAAGTAGGGGGAGTTGAGTTTGAAAAATTAAGCAGATCTTTGAAATTTAATTTTGCAAAAAGAGACAGAGTAGGGGCTAATCCTACATACCAAAGCATTAAAGGATATGAAGAAAGTTTTACAATAGATGGAAAATTAATTGCAAAAAGCAACAGTTCTCTTAAAAAGTTGGAGGATATTGCTAAGAAAAAAGGTCCGGTAAGACTTACTCTTGGAAGCGGGGAGAGTTTAATGGTGCTAATCGACAGTATAGGCGAAGCAAGAAGTATGTTTTTAAAAGACGGGCATTACGTTAAAAATGATTTTAAAGTGCAATTAAAGGCTTACTATGATTGA
- a CDS encoding DUF4376 domain-containing protein: MELKYFYKIEDGKLIRGTGFKVPEGFIEYDKDNPPSEFLELYNEELFNKTKDEKIKEINNIAQEKIVSGFISSALGSEHLYQSEPTDQINLLGVVQDANLTGDNQFFKCSPDNGQTWEYKEHTPEQITQVLKDGKTIKSAILEKANELKLQVNNATTIDEINAVTWDE, from the coding sequence ATGGAACTCAAATATTTCTATAAAATAGAAGACGGAAAATTAATAAGAGGAACAGGTTTTAAAGTTCCTGAAGGGTTTATTGAATATGATAAAGATAACCCGCCGTCAGAGTTTTTAGAACTTTACAATGAAGAATTGTTTAATAAAACAAAAGATGAAAAAATTAAAGAAATAAACAATATTGCGCAAGAAAAAATTGTATCAGGTTTTATTTCATCTGCGCTTGGAAGTGAGCATTTATATCAATCTGAACCAACCGACCAAATAAATTTATTAGGGGTTGTGCAAGACGCAAATTTAACAGGTGATAATCAGTTTTTTAAATGTTCACCTGATAATGGACAGACTTGGGAATATAAAGAGCATACGCCTGAACAAATAACTCAGGTTTTAAAAGACGGAAAGACGATAAAAAGCGCTATTTTAGAGAAAGCAAACGAGTTAAAACTGCAAGTTAACAATGCAACTACAATAGATGAAATTAATGCAGTAACATGGGATGAATAA
- a CDS encoding phage tail protein, translated as MSCKTILPTNLDEVINALDLLGCERLTDIKEQIKKIEDFNNPLKIDEEFLPLMVDEYEAGAFRDFESNLRELVRFAQQNYPKLGTVEAVKKVFEAVGIEANLEEWFSYGGEPYHFKVKANSIADEQTWIKLKNLIAFTKNVRSVLDSIGIDTQINSTIYRATAFKTGQKANIYLKINPEIKDTSLNSGLARRYALRVSVGVNTPELHIVNTTKYFGGGVRLANKQIIGVANG; from the coding sequence ATGAGCTGTAAAACTATTTTGCCTACAAATTTAGATGAAGTAATAAACGCACTTGATCTGCTCGGATGTGAGAGATTAACGGATATAAAAGAGCAGATTAAGAAGATTGAAGACTTTAACAACCCTTTAAAAATAGATGAAGAGTTTTTACCTTTAATGGTAGATGAATACGAAGCGGGGGCTTTTAGAGACTTTGAAAGCAATTTAAGAGAGCTTGTAAGATTTGCACAGCAAAACTACCCTAAACTCGGAACGGTTGAAGCGGTTAAGAAAGTTTTTGAAGCCGTGGGAATAGAAGCTAATTTGGAAGAGTGGTTTAGTTACGGCGGTGAGCCTTATCATTTTAAGGTTAAAGCTAATTCCATAGCAGACGAGCAGACCTGGATAAAACTTAAAAACCTTATAGCTTTTACGAAAAACGTAAGAAGCGTGCTTGACAGCATAGGAATAGACACGCAGATAAACTCTACTATTTACAGGGCAACCGCATTTAAAACGGGTCAAAAAGCGAATATCTACTTAAAAATAAATCCTGAGATAAAGGATACAAGCTTAAATAGCGGTTTGGCAAGAAGATATGCTTTAAGAGTAAGCGTAGGAGTAAATACGCCTGAACTGCATATAGTAAATACAACAAAATATTTCGGAGGAGGTGTGAGATTGGCGAATAAACAAATTATAGGAGTAGCAAATGGCTGA
- a CDS encoding tail protein X — protein MIEIKLIENKRLDQVVYENLGTLDNFEEILELNKHLIEKEILDIGDIVYLPEPVQTNEKIVEEKALW, from the coding sequence ATGATTGAGATTAAACTTATTGAAAACAAAAGGCTTGACCAGGTCGTTTATGAAAATTTAGGAACTCTTGATAATTTTGAAGAGATACTTGAACTTAACAAACATCTAATAGAAAAGGAAATTTTAGATATAGGAGATATTGTTTATCTTCCTGAGCCTGTGCAGACAAATGAAAAAATTGTAGAAGAAAAGGCGTTGTGGTGA
- a CDS encoding major capsid protein, producing MSDIVNLFETRELIAAANQIPAATTFLQDTFFGKEETSESEVVDVVVKKGKRKLAPFVSPKIAGKIVKGAEKRVSSYKPAYIKEKWATEATDIIANSNTVFYADAQSAVDRAAEKLADEIAEHKENIARRIEWMAAQVLTTGKINVIGDGVNDVIDFNFDGDQILALSDNTWDTDGVDPIKMMREWRRERGQASGIAPNVAVMGFDAMNAFLDRIGDKLDLRRIDRGQINPEALPGDVTYWGYIPELATDIYSYEGTYVDENGDTQYFVDPKGVIYGSNKTSSKRIYGAIRDIKALYATKIFTKSWEVEDPSARFVLMQSAPLVVPVEVDAFMFAKVLA from the coding sequence ATGAGTGATATTGTAAATCTATTTGAAACAAGGGAATTAATAGCGGCAGCAAATCAGATACCTGCGGCTACTACATTTTTACAGGATACGTTTTTCGGTAAAGAAGAAACGAGTGAGAGCGAAGTTGTAGATGTTGTTGTAAAAAAAGGTAAAAGGAAATTAGCACCTTTTGTTAGCCCTAAAATTGCAGGTAAAATTGTCAAAGGTGCAGAAAAAAGAGTAAGCAGTTATAAGCCTGCATACATTAAAGAGAAATGGGCTACGGAAGCGACAGATATTATCGCAAATTCAAATACAGTTTTTTACGCTGACGCACAAAGCGCTGTGGACAGAGCGGCTGAAAAACTTGCTGATGAAATTGCGGAACATAAAGAAAACATTGCAAGAAGAATTGAATGGATGGCCGCACAGGTTCTTACAACCGGAAAAATAAACGTAATCGGTGACGGTGTAAATGATGTGATTGATTTTAATTTTGATGGCGATCAGATTCTTGCTTTAAGCGATAATACCTGGGATACTGACGGTGTAGATCCTATTAAAATGATGAGAGAATGGAGAAGAGAAAGAGGTCAGGCGAGCGGTATTGCACCTAATGTAGCGGTGATGGGATTTGATGCAATGAATGCTTTCCTTGATAGAATCGGGGATAAACTTGATTTAAGAAGAATCGACAGAGGTCAGATTAATCCGGAAGCGCTTCCTGGTGATGTAACATACTGGGGCTATATTCCTGAACTTGCAACGGATATTTATTCTTATGAAGGAACTTATGTAGATGAAAACGGGGATACTCAATATTTCGTAGATCCAAAAGGTGTGATTTACGGAAGCAATAAGACAAGTTCAAAAAGAATTTACGGTGCAATAAGAGATATTAAGGCTCTGTATGCGACTAAAATATTTACAAAAAGCTGGGAAGTGGAAGATCCGAGTGCGAGATTTGTTTTGATGCAGTCTGCTCCGCTTGTTGTTCCTGTGGAAGTTGATGCGTTTATGTTTGCAAAAGTATTAGCGTAA
- a CDS encoding phage tail sheath family protein — MDLNFGINGSISVEAARPVLVDTSTPIGIVVPFGDTDGEFKVFNSADEMKTYLEEKGATEDDLAYKTANAISLQNARGKIVVKFVTYTKDADGNDTTKQSVLDGLDVLKTAPQDENILTTPDLIICPEYSYDTDVAAKMDSLASLFRATAIVDVNAPDEATANSFANNFGSRYMLLYNGRSKAEGKLYPTSALIAGLIAYWDAGGDNGYDPFGYARSHSNRIVKGVSGSERIIEYFDGVDCEARRLRQNGIGSIVQDIGWRSYGFETRDIDPIWQSLERVRAFHRWLEAIIEANKWARDRSADQLVWVKKTCAEFFRKLTGANIALGYEIYLDPNLTDVTAGKFTFVLKTANMPSIRELNFELVFSDDWNNAFVNWINSI, encoded by the coding sequence ATGGATTTAAACTTTGGTATTAACGGAAGTATAAGTGTAGAAGCTGCAAGACCGGTCTTAGTAGACACATCCACGCCGATTGGAATTGTGGTGCCGTTTGGGGATACGGACGGGGAATTTAAAGTGTTTAATAGTGCGGATGAGATGAAAACATATCTTGAAGAAAAAGGTGCGACTGAGGACGATCTGGCTTATAAAACGGCTAATGCTATCAGTCTACAAAACGCAAGAGGGAAAATCGTCGTTAAATTTGTAACATACACAAAAGACGCAGACGGAAACGATACAACAAAACAAAGCGTTTTAGATGGGCTTGACGTGTTAAAAACTGCACCGCAGGACGAAAACATTCTTACAACGCCTGACTTGATTATCTGTCCTGAATATTCTTACGATACAGACGTAGCGGCAAAAATGGACAGTTTGGCAAGTCTTTTTAGAGCAACGGCTATCGTGGACGTAAACGCGCCTGATGAAGCTACTGCAAACTCATTTGCAAACAATTTTGGAAGCAGATATATGCTTTTATATAACGGAAGAAGCAAAGCGGAAGGAAAGTTATATCCGACAAGTGCACTTATAGCGGGATTAATCGCATATTGGGATGCAGGAGGAGACAACGGATACGACCCGTTCGGATATGCAAGAAGCCATTCTAACAGAATTGTTAAGGGTGTGAGCGGAAGTGAAAGAATTATCGAATATTTTGACGGAGTTGATTGCGAAGCAAGAAGACTAAGACAAAACGGTATCGGTTCAATCGTTCAGGATATTGGTTGGCGTTCTTACGGATTTGAGACAAGAGACATTGATCCAATTTGGCAAAGTTTGGAAAGAGTCAGAGCTTTCCACAGATGGCTTGAAGCAATTATCGAAGCTAACAAATGGGCGAGAGACAGAAGTGCGGACCAATTAGTTTGGGTTAAGAAGACGTGTGCGGAATTTTTCAGAAAACTTACCGGGGCGAATATTGCACTTGGGTATGAGATTTATTTAGATCCTAATTTAACGGATGTGACGGCAGGCAAATTTACGTTTGTGCTTAAAACAGCAAATATGCCGTCAATTAGAGAACTTAATTTCGAGCTTGTATTTAGCGATGATTGGAATAACGCATTCGTAAACTGGATTAATTCTATTTAA
- a CDS encoding baseplate J/gp47 family protein, with product MTLPNVVQELSYDDILNENLAIVKELLPDYKPAEGDNVMLVLRAFSYRELNLRALFNTLAKAFFLSTAAGSDLDNLAETLYGLYRLPGAKPYADMEFSLTAALSYDMLIPAGFELVDETGIHFAKLLNDVTIKAGELKATGVIELQEYTASSSIKTEIQVSPLPYLQVKQLSDFANGSNPESDEDFKERIRLSFANKSTAGSAMTYKAFTFQADERVEDVKVLSPSAGVVDVVYYSSAADDLMQERIENTLNADDVRPLTDLVNVKKANEVTFDVEGEIVIKSGVDASAVYTEAIENLKGELANRNIGEDVSLAKVIKSLIIDGVIDVNLTSPTANIEIDDYSIAILNNVNLTYKVSDEL from the coding sequence TTGACCCTGCCTAATGTAGTGCAAGAGCTAAGCTATGATGATATTTTAAACGAAAACCTTGCTATTGTTAAAGAGCTTTTGCCTGATTATAAACCGGCAGAGGGCGATAACGTAATGCTTGTTTTAAGAGCTTTTAGTTATAGAGAACTTAATTTAAGAGCATTGTTTAACACCCTCGCAAAAGCATTTTTCTTATCTACTGCGGCGGGGTCTGATTTAGACAATTTAGCGGAAACTCTTTACGGATTATACAGACTTCCTGGTGCGAAACCTTATGCGGATATGGAATTTAGCTTAACTGCCGCTTTGTCTTACGATATGTTAATCCCTGCAGGATTTGAGCTTGTAGATGAAACGGGGATACATTTTGCAAAACTTTTAAACGACGTAACTATAAAAGCGGGTGAGTTAAAAGCAACCGGAGTGATAGAACTGCAGGAATATACCGCAAGCAGCAGTATTAAAACTGAAATTCAGGTAAGCCCTTTACCATATTTGCAAGTTAAGCAGTTGAGTGATTTTGCAAACGGAAGCAATCCTGAAAGCGATGAGGATTTTAAAGAAAGAATAAGGTTGTCTTTTGCGAATAAAAGCACAGCCGGAAGCGCAATGACTTACAAAGCATTTACGTTTCAGGCGGATGAAAGAGTAGAAGATGTGAAAGTCTTATCTCCAAGCGCTGGGGTTGTAGATGTGGTTTATTACAGCAGTGCTGCAGATGATCTGATGCAGGAAAGAATTGAAAACACTCTAAACGCAGATGATGTAAGACCTTTGACTGATTTAGTAAATGTAAAAAAAGCAAATGAAGTTACTTTTGATGTAGAAGGTGAAATAGTAATAAAAAGCGGTGTTGATGCAAGCGCTGTATATACCGAAGCTATTGAAAACTTAAAGGGTGAATTGGCAAACAGAAATATAGGCGAAGACGTGAGCCTTGCAAAAGTTATAAAAAGTTTAATAATAGACGGCGTAATAGACGTAAATCTTACAAGCCCTACGGCAAATATCGAAATAGACGACTATTCGATAGCAATTTTAAACAATGTAAATCTGACTTACAAGGTTTCAGATGAGCTGTAA
- a CDS encoding phage tail tape measure protein, with protein sequence MPKTLGLDIVIGSAIGGAVSGFQSVIGEADKLGNVITKLNSKKLNVLSETPEVKKLNDRLSTLSQTIEHLYKKKRDLQIKKALAKSDEEAKKFDAELKKTNKNIAALNGHKLRISADLAKAKERAKQTNKEFKKLEHTVEKLNKYKLKINAMQIKRNEFRSKIFDTLAIGTAITIPFKAGIDFQSSMARVKALTGATGKEFDQLRATAKKLGATTVFSASEAAQGMQFLAMAGYKTNDIVKAMPGILNLASAGQLDLAQTADIASNILSGFNLKASQTTHVADVLAKAATSTNVTIGELGETMKYVAPVASNLGASMEEVTALTGLLGNVGIKGTQAGTALRAMYARLAAPPTEALKTMQKLGLVTKDANGKFVGMTNILKQLQEKTKGMSDTQKAAILKNLFGIESMSAAMALLKTPIKDIKKLTNELKNSDGTAKRIAKTQTDTVAGAFKQLGSAVEGVSIAFSSLFLPVIKTLTLGLAKVASWLNNFIEKHRILATVIGGVVGGIMAFSIAASVAGYAFSFLVTGVTRGLTAWTLLNENLTLANIKTKALTVWQTILSAKTKIATAVQWAWNAAMTANPLGLIVVAIGAVVAGVVWMYKKFDWFRSGVSAVWSGIKSVFTGAWEGIKAVFSAGWKFIKFIFSWSPIGLITSHWGEVTNWFGGFWQKIGKYFKIGVTYIANVFLAPIKFIKKIWENLLNWIKEKIGWIGKAVKGIAHFFGFGGDDKEKKSTVKKVATATVAATSITTAQSNLNVKPLTFPNSQINTASIETAAVKQNASSGSGQMVVYNFNFGDLKLDIKDGKIVNPQEFKAEIEKVLEEINFERHQRSLSDVV encoded by the coding sequence ATGCCAAAAACATTAGGGTTGGATATTGTAATAGGTTCTGCAATAGGCGGAGCGGTAAGCGGATTTCAAAGCGTTATAGGAGAAGCCGATAAATTAGGCAATGTAATTACAAAATTAAATTCAAAAAAATTAAACGTGTTATCAGAAACGCCTGAGGTTAAAAAGTTAAACGACAGGCTTTCTACATTATCACAGACAATAGAACACTTATATAAGAAAAAAAGAGATTTGCAGATAAAAAAAGCATTAGCAAAAAGCGATGAAGAGGCTAAAAAATTTGATGCGGAACTTAAAAAAACAAATAAAAATATTGCCGCATTAAACGGCCACAAACTTAGAATCAGTGCTGATCTTGCAAAAGCGAAAGAAAGAGCAAAGCAGACCAATAAAGAATTTAAGAAATTAGAGCATACTGTTGAAAAATTGAATAAATATAAACTAAAAATAAATGCTATGCAGATAAAAAGAAATGAATTCAGATCTAAAATATTTGATACGCTTGCAATTGGGACTGCAATAACAATACCTTTTAAAGCCGGAATCGATTTTCAAAGCAGCATGGCGAGAGTAAAAGCGCTTACCGGTGCTACCGGCAAAGAGTTTGATCAGTTAAGGGCTACTGCTAAAAAACTTGGTGCGACTACAGTATTTAGTGCAAGCGAAGCGGCACAAGGTATGCAGTTTTTGGCAATGGCCGGTTATAAAACAAACGATATTGTAAAAGCAATGCCAGGAATTTTAAACCTGGCGTCTGCCGGACAGCTTGATTTGGCGCAAACGGCGGATATTGCTTCTAATATTTTAAGCGGATTTAATTTAAAAGCTTCTCAGACTACACATGTAGCGGATGTATTGGCAAAAGCAGCTACAAGCACTAACGTTACAATAGGAGAACTTGGAGAAACTATGAAATATGTCGCTCCAGTTGCAAGTAATTTAGGTGCAAGTATGGAAGAGGTTACGGCATTAACCGGACTTTTGGGAAATGTAGGTATTAAAGGAACACAAGCCGGAACGGCTTTAAGGGCAATGTATGCGAGATTGGCTGCGCCTCCGACAGAAGCATTAAAGACTATGCAAAAATTGGGGCTTGTTACAAAAGACGCAAACGGAAAATTTGTAGGAATGACTAACATATTAAAACAGTTACAAGAAAAAACAAAAGGTATGAGCGATACTCAAAAGGCGGCGATTCTTAAAAATTTATTCGGAATAGAAAGTATGTCTGCCGCAATGGCCTTGCTTAAAACACCGATAAAAGATATTAAAAAATTAACAAACGAATTAAAAAATTCGGACGGAACTGCTAAGAGAATTGCCAAAACACAGACGGATACCGTTGCCGGTGCTTTTAAACAATTAGGCAGTGCAGTAGAAGGGGTTAGTATCGCATTTAGTTCGTTGTTTTTACCTGTAATTAAAACTTTAACGCTTGGTTTGGCAAAAGTTGCAAGCTGGCTTAATAATTTTATAGAAAAACACAGAATTTTGGCTACTGTAATAGGTGGTGTGGTAGGAGGTATAATGGCCTTTTCTATTGCCGCTTCCGTTGCCGGGTATGCGTTTAGCTTTTTAGTTACCGGTGTTACAAGAGGATTGACGGCATGGACGCTGCTAAATGAAAATCTTACATTGGCAAATATAAAAACAAAAGCACTAACCGTTTGGCAAACTATATTAAGTGCAAAAACAAAAATAGCAACAGCAGTGCAGTGGGCGTGGAACGCAGCTATGACCGCTAATCCTCTTGGGCTTATTGTTGTAGCGATAGGTGCGGTAGTAGCTGGTGTGGTTTGGATGTATAAAAAATTTGACTGGTTTAGAAGCGGTGTGAGTGCCGTGTGGAGCGGGATAAAAAGTGTATTTACCGGAGCATGGGAAGGTATCAAGGCGGTGTTTAGTGCCGGATGGAAATTTATAAAATTTATATTCAGCTGGTCGCCTATTGGATTAATTACGAGTCACTGGGGAGAAGTGACAAATTGGTTTGGAGGATTTTGGCAAAAAATAGGTAAATATTTTAAAATTGGGGTTACATATATCGCAAATGTGTTTTTAGCGCCGATTAAATTTATCAAGAAAATATGGGAAAATCTTTTAAATTGGATAAAAGAAAAAATAGGCTGGATAGGAAAAGCGGTAAAAGGAATTGCTCATTTCTTTGGATTTGGCGGAGATGATAAAGAAAAAAAATCTACCGTTAAAAAAGTTGCTACCGCTACCGTTGCTGCAACAAGTATTACAACTGCACAGTCGAACTTAAACGTTAAACCTTTAACATTTCCAAACAGTCAGATTAATACAGCAAGCATTGAAACTGCGGCAGTTAAACAAAACGCTTCATCTGGTTCAGGGCAAATGGTTGTATATAACTTCAATTTCGGAGATTTAAAACTCGATATTAAAGACGGAAAAATAGTTAATCCGCAAGAGTTTAAAGCGGAAATTGAAAAGGTTTTGGAAGAGATCAATTTTGAAAGACACCAAAGGAGTTTAAGCGATGTTGTGTAG